A genomic segment from Streptomyces sp. NBC_00654 encodes:
- a CDS encoding zf-HC2 domain-containing protein: MRLGMTPGTAAGEAWHVGRDLAARYADGTAAEPDAWSLEMHVEACGACAARVSAAVRAGGATTGTAGAAAGAAETPGPAAGAVLADVRAAVLATVLAEARAGTVRAESGAGLLTEPGSRVVVRPGTDVAAEPGTGPGTGVARRPAATRLARVLWAAGPALRGPWPLALVLVAVGAVVLAYGAGLGPAARPLLLVTAPVLPLAGVVVSYGRHADPLHEIAASTPSGGLWLLLTRTAAVLGLSIPALTCAGALLPASAGGPGAAAWLLPGLALTLAALALGSYVGCRAGASAVAVGWAAAVVLPSVGSASGAGADALVAVAGPYFAGPGVQGCWAAAALMCAALLAVRRRSFDHLETL; encoded by the coding sequence ATGAGGCTCGGAATGACACCCGGGACGGCCGCGGGCGAGGCCTGGCACGTGGGCCGGGATCTGGCGGCGCGGTACGCGGACGGCACCGCGGCGGAGCCGGACGCCTGGTCACTGGAGATGCACGTCGAGGCCTGCGGAGCCTGCGCGGCCCGCGTGTCCGCGGCGGTCCGGGCCGGAGGGGCGACAACGGGGACGGCGGGGGCGGCGGCAGGGGCAGCGGAGACGCCGGGGCCCGCGGCGGGAGCCGTGCTGGCGGACGTCCGGGCGGCCGTACTGGCGACGGTACTGGCCGAGGCACGGGCGGGAACGGTCCGGGCGGAATCCGGAGCGGGACTGCTCACCGAACCCGGATCGCGGGTGGTTGTCAGGCCCGGAACGGATGTGGCCGCCGAGCCCGGAACCGGACCCGGAACCGGGGTGGCCCGAAGGCCCGCCGCCACCCGCCTCGCCCGGGTCCTCTGGGCCGCCGGGCCCGCCCTGCGCGGCCCGTGGCCGCTCGCGCTGGTGCTGGTGGCCGTGGGGGCGGTCGTCCTGGCGTACGGGGCGGGGCTGGGACCGGCCGCGCGCCCCCTGCTGCTCGTGACCGCGCCGGTCCTGCCGCTCGCCGGGGTCGTCGTCTCGTACGGGCGGCATGCCGACCCCCTGCACGAGATCGCCGCGTCGACCCCGTCCGGCGGGCTGTGGCTGCTGCTCACCAGGACCGCCGCAGTGCTCGGGCTGAGCATTCCGGCGCTGACCTGCGCCGGGGCGCTGCTGCCCGCGTCGGCTGGCGGACCCGGTGCCGCGGCGTGGCTGCTGCCGGGGCTGGCGCTGACCCTCGCGGCGCTCGCCCTCGGCTCGTACGTCGGCTGCCGTGCGGGCGCCTCGGCCGTCGCCGTGGGCTGGGCCGCCGCGGTCGTGCTGCCGTCCGTCGGCTCCGCGTCGGGAGCCGGGGCGGACGCGCTGGTCGCCGTGGCCGGCCCGTACTTCGCCGGGCCGGGTGTCCAGGGCTGCTGGGCGGCGGCGGCCCTGATGTGTGCGGCGCTCCTCGCCGTACGCCGTAGATCCTTCGACCATCTGGAGACGTTGTGA
- a CDS encoding RNA polymerase sigma factor, which yields MNDDTDDTELLRAVARGDTAALGTLYDRHAGWLHARLSRRCADAETVREVLQDTFVTVWRSAGTHRGARVGGWLWVIAARRLVDARRAGARSEPPVGTGRDAAAPSAEDRVLAGLEYGDVGTALGRISPELREVLRATVIDGMTTREAAQLLGVPEGTVKTRAMRARRELRAALERLTPDGEPLGGTA from the coding sequence GTGAACGACGACACCGACGACACCGAGCTGCTGCGCGCGGTCGCCAGGGGGGACACGGCGGCCCTGGGCACGCTCTACGACCGGCACGCGGGCTGGCTGCACGCCCGGCTCAGCCGCCGGTGCGCGGACGCCGAGACCGTGAGGGAGGTCCTCCAGGACACCTTCGTGACGGTCTGGCGCTCCGCCGGTACGCACCGGGGAGCGCGGGTCGGCGGCTGGCTGTGGGTGATCGCCGCCCGTCGGCTGGTCGACGCCCGGCGGGCCGGGGCCCGGTCGGAGCCGCCCGTCGGCACGGGCCGGGACGCCGCCGCACCCTCCGCGGAGGACCGGGTGCTGGCCGGTCTGGAGTACGGGGACGTGGGCACCGCGCTCGGCCGGATCTCGCCCGAGCTGCGGGAGGTGCTGCGCGCGACGGTCATCGACGGCATGACGACCCGGGAGGCGGCGCAGCTGCTCGGCGTCCCGGAAGGCACGGTCAAGACCCGCGCGATGCGGGCGCGACGCGAACTGCGCGCCGCCCTGGAACGGCTGACACCGGACGGCGAACCGCTGGGAGGAACGGCATGA
- the lon gene encoding endopeptidase La — MTTESKAFTTIDLPVLPLDDEVVLPGMVVPLDLSDTEVRAAVEAAQAAARAGDGKPEVLLVPRIDGTYTGTGVLGTVEQVGRLSDGDPGALIRARDRVRIGAGTSGPGGALWVEGTRIDVVVPDPLPGAAAELVKEYKALATSWLKKRGAWQVVDRVQQIEDISALADNSGYSPFLTTAQKVRLLETVDAVARLKLAIQWLGEHLAEQDVAESIAKDVQEGVDKQQREFLLRRQLDAVRKELSELNGDPEDESDDYRARVEAADLPGHVREAALKEVEKLERSSDQSPEGSWIRTWLDTVLELPWTERTEDAYDIRGAREILDAEHAGLADVKERITEYLAVRKRRADRGLGVVGGRRGGAVLALVGPPGVGKTSLGESVAHAMGRKFVRVALGGVRDEAEIRGHRRTYVGALPGRIVRAIKEAGSMNPVVLLDEIDKVGSDFRGDPAAALLEVLDPAQNHTFRDHYLEVELDLSDVVFLATANVLEAIPEALLDRMELVRLDGYTEDEKVVIARDHLLPRQLERAGLEKDEVGLDESALRKLAGEYTREAGVRNLERAVARLLRKVAAQHELGDRELPFTVSEKDLRGLIGRPHHVPESAQDPAERRTAVPGVATGLAVTGAGGDVLFVEASLADPETGASGLTLTGQLGDVMKESAQIALSFLRSHGAELELPVADLKDRGAHIHFPAGAVPKDGPSAGITMTTALASLLSGRLVRTDVAMTGEVSLTGRVLPIGGLKQKLLAAHRAGITTVVIPKRNEADLDDVPAEVLDTLDVHPVTDVRQVLEIALAPASAGVRERIPAAA, encoded by the coding sequence ATGACTACGGAGTCCAAGGCGTTCACAACGATCGACCTGCCCGTGCTGCCGCTCGATGACGAAGTCGTACTGCCCGGAATGGTGGTGCCGCTGGATCTGTCGGACACGGAGGTACGGGCCGCGGTCGAGGCGGCGCAGGCCGCCGCGCGTGCCGGTGACGGCAAGCCCGAGGTGCTGCTGGTGCCACGGATCGACGGGACGTACACGGGGACGGGTGTCCTCGGCACCGTCGAGCAGGTCGGACGCCTCTCGGACGGCGACCCGGGCGCGCTCATCCGGGCCCGTGACCGGGTGCGGATCGGCGCCGGGACCAGTGGGCCCGGCGGGGCGCTGTGGGTGGAGGGGACCAGGATCGACGTGGTCGTTCCCGACCCGCTGCCCGGCGCCGCCGCGGAGCTGGTCAAGGAGTACAAGGCGCTCGCCACCAGCTGGCTGAAGAAGCGTGGCGCCTGGCAGGTCGTGGACCGGGTCCAGCAGATCGAGGACATCTCCGCGCTGGCCGACAACTCCGGCTACTCGCCCTTCCTCACCACCGCCCAGAAGGTGCGGCTGCTGGAGACCGTGGACGCGGTCGCCCGGCTGAAGCTCGCCATCCAGTGGCTCGGCGAACACCTCGCCGAACAGGACGTCGCCGAGTCGATCGCCAAGGACGTCCAGGAGGGCGTCGACAAGCAGCAGCGCGAATTCCTGCTGCGGCGCCAGCTCGACGCCGTACGCAAGGAGCTCTCCGAGCTCAACGGCGACCCGGAGGACGAGTCCGACGACTACCGGGCCCGTGTCGAGGCCGCCGATCTTCCCGGGCATGTCCGCGAGGCCGCGCTCAAGGAGGTCGAGAAGCTGGAGCGCTCCTCCGACCAGAGCCCCGAGGGTTCCTGGATCAGGACGTGGCTGGACACCGTTCTCGAACTGCCCTGGACCGAGCGCACCGAGGACGCCTACGACATCCGCGGCGCGCGGGAGATCCTGGACGCCGAGCACGCCGGTCTGGCGGACGTGAAGGAACGGATCACCGAGTACCTCGCGGTGCGCAAGCGGCGTGCCGACCGCGGCCTCGGGGTCGTCGGCGGACGGCGCGGCGGTGCGGTGCTGGCACTCGTCGGCCCGCCCGGAGTCGGCAAGACCTCGCTCGGCGAGTCCGTCGCGCACGCCATGGGCCGCAAGTTCGTCCGTGTCGCGCTCGGCGGTGTCCGGGACGAGGCGGAGATCAGGGGCCACCGGCGTACGTACGTGGGCGCGCTCCCCGGACGTATCGTGCGGGCCATCAAGGAGGCCGGTTCGATGAACCCGGTCGTCCTGCTCGACGAGATCGACAAGGTCGGCTCGGACTTCCGGGGCGACCCGGCCGCCGCCCTGCTCGAAGTCCTGGACCCGGCCCAGAACCACACCTTCCGCGACCACTACCTGGAGGTCGAGCTCGACCTCAGCGACGTGGTGTTCCTGGCGACGGCCAATGTGCTGGAGGCCATCCCGGAGGCACTGCTCGACCGGATGGAGCTGGTCCGGCTCGACGGCTACACCGAGGACGAGAAGGTCGTCATCGCCCGCGACCACCTGCTCCCGCGCCAGCTGGAGCGGGCCGGTCTGGAGAAGGACGAGGTCGGCCTCGACGAGTCCGCGCTGCGCAAGCTGGCGGGGGAGTACACCCGCGAGGCGGGCGTACGGAACCTGGAGCGGGCCGTCGCCCGGCTGCTGCGCAAGGTGGCGGCCCAGCACGAACTGGGCGACCGGGAGCTGCCGTTCACGGTGTCCGAGAAGGATCTGCGAGGGCTGATCGGGCGTCCGCACCACGTTCCCGAGTCCGCCCAGGACCCGGCCGAGCGCCGTACGGCGGTGCCGGGCGTGGCCACCGGTCTCGCGGTCACCGGAGCCGGCGGGGACGTGCTGTTCGTGGAGGCGTCGCTGGCCGACCCGGAGACCGGGGCGTCCGGGCTGACCCTCACCGGCCAGCTGGGCGACGTGATGAAGGAGTCGGCGCAGATCGCGCTGAGCTTCCTGCGGTCGCACGGCGCGGAGCTGGAACTGCCGGTCGCGGACCTCAAGGACCGCGGCGCGCACATCCACTTCCCGGCGGGCGCCGTCCCCAAGGACGGGCCCAGCGCCGGTATCACCATGACGACGGCGCTGGCCTCCCTGCTCTCGGGACGGCTGGTCCGTACGGACGTGGCGATGACCGGCGAGGTGTCGCTGACCGGGCGGGTGCTGCCGATCGGCGGACTGAAGCAGAAGCTGCTGGCGGCCCATCGCGCGGGCATCACCACCGTGGTGATCCCCAAGCGGAACGAGGCCGACCTGGACGACGTCCCGGCCGAGGTCCTCGACACGCTGGACGTGCACCCGGTCACCGATGTCCGCCAGGTGCTGGAGATCGCCCTCGCCCCGGCCTCGGCCGGGGTGCGGGAGAGGATCCCGGCCGCGGCCTGA
- a CDS encoding polysaccharide deacetylase family protein, which yields MGLAATLVTALTLTLSGCSMETTAPGSARQDAASDAKGSFGPVDCRKAKCIALTFDAGPAKDTPRLLDILKEKKVHATFFLLGKNHVLKHPDTVRRIQDEGHEVANHTWSHEILTDKKPDEIRAELKKTQDAIAKITGKKPRLMRPPQGRTDDTVSDISRDLGLSQILWSATAKDYSTNDSALIKKRILDQAGKDGIILLHDIYKGTVPAVPGIIDALQKKGYTFVTVPELMAPATPVPGTIYRP from the coding sequence ATGGGGTTGGCCGCCACCCTTGTGACCGCGCTCACGCTCACCTTGAGCGGCTGCTCCATGGAGACGACGGCTCCGGGCTCGGCACGTCAGGACGCCGCCTCCGACGCCAAGGGCTCGTTCGGCCCGGTGGACTGCCGCAAGGCCAAGTGCATAGCGCTCACCTTCGACGCGGGCCCGGCGAAGGACACCCCGCGTCTCCTGGACATCCTCAAGGAGAAGAAGGTCCACGCCACCTTCTTCCTGCTGGGCAAGAACCACGTGCTCAAGCACCCCGACACCGTGCGGCGCATCCAGGACGAGGGCCACGAGGTGGCCAACCACACCTGGTCGCACGAGATCCTCACGGACAAGAAGCCCGACGAGATACGCGCCGAGCTGAAGAAGACCCAGGACGCCATCGCGAAGATCACCGGGAAGAAGCCCCGGCTGATGCGTCCGCCGCAGGGCCGCACCGACGACACGGTCTCCGACATCAGCAGGGACCTGGGGCTCTCGCAGATCCTGTGGAGCGCCACCGCCAAGGACTACTCGACGAACGACTCCGCGCTGATCAAGAAGCGGATACTCGACCAGGCGGGCAAGGACGGCATCATCCTGCTCCACGACATCTACAAGGGCACGGTGCCCGCGGTGCCGGGGATCATCGACGCGCTCCAGAAGAAGGGCTACACCTTCGTGACGGTCCCCGAGCTGATGGCACCCGCCACGCCGGTGCCGGGCACCATCTACCGCCCCTGA
- a CDS encoding lysozyme, which produces MPVLRFGSSRRSRLAAAGTLLTALSLLITLPGTATAGDTPARGTARMGQGVIEHDGQGGLPRDSRAVQTEGVDVSGHQNAVDWATLWNSGVRWAYVKATEGTYYKNEDFAQQYNGSYNVGMIRGSYHFATPNTTSGAAQANYFVDNGGGWSRDGKTLPGALDIEWNPYGAQCYGLSQAGMVAWIRDFVNTYRARTGRDPVIYTATSWWKDCTGNNASFGATNPLWVARYNSTVGELPAGWGFYTMWQYTSSGPTVGDHNRFNGALDRVQALANG; this is translated from the coding sequence ATGCCCGTCCTCAGATTCGGATCGTCCCGCCGCTCGCGCCTCGCCGCCGCGGGAACCCTTCTCACGGCGCTCTCCCTCCTCATCACCCTGCCCGGCACGGCGACCGCGGGCGACACTCCCGCCCGGGGCACGGCCCGGATGGGCCAGGGCGTCATCGAGCACGACGGCCAGGGCGGACTGCCGCGCGACTCGCGCGCCGTGCAGACCGAGGGCGTGGACGTCAGCGGCCATCAGAACGCCGTCGACTGGGCGACGCTGTGGAACAGCGGAGTGCGGTGGGCCTACGTCAAGGCCACCGAGGGCACGTACTACAAGAACGAGGACTTCGCCCAGCAGTACAACGGCTCGTACAACGTCGGCATGATCCGGGGTTCGTACCACTTCGCCACCCCGAACACGACCAGCGGCGCCGCCCAGGCGAACTACTTCGTGGACAACGGGGGCGGCTGGTCCCGGGACGGCAAGACCCTGCCCGGAGCGCTGGACATCGAGTGGAACCCGTACGGAGCCCAGTGCTACGGCCTGTCCCAGGCAGGCATGGTCGCCTGGATACGCGACTTCGTGAACACCTACCGGGCGCGCACCGGACGGGACCCGGTGATCTACACCGCGACCAGCTGGTGGAAGGACTGCACGGGCAACAACGCGAGCTTCGGCGCCACCAACCCCCTCTGGGTGGCCCGTTACAACTCGACCGTCGGCGAACTCCCGGCCGGCTGGGGCTTCTACACGATGTGGCAGTACACCTCGTCCGGCCCGACGGTCGGCGACCACAACCGCTTCAACGGCGCCCTGGACCGCGTACAGGCGCTGGCCAACGGCTGA
- a CDS encoding MarR family winged helix-turn-helix transcriptional regulator — protein sequence MHGSERGREPGATAGSGVDHEFLALERELAVFLRRARANSGEMAREVHPDLEAAAYGLLVRLESAGRQRATDLAAYFGVGKATMSRQLRALEGLGLVAREPDPADGRAWLVHLTDEGLARFRSVRDARRGRYVRKLADWDRAEVAELARLLHHLNARAEG from the coding sequence GTGCACGGGAGCGAACGAGGGCGTGAACCCGGCGCAACTGCCGGAAGTGGTGTGGACCACGAATTCCTCGCGCTGGAGCGTGAGTTGGCTGTCTTTTTGCGCCGGGCGCGCGCCAATTCGGGGGAAATGGCCCGTGAGGTGCACCCCGATCTGGAGGCGGCCGCCTATGGCCTGCTCGTACGTCTGGAGTCGGCGGGGCGGCAGCGGGCCACCGATCTCGCGGCCTACTTCGGTGTCGGCAAGGCGACGATGAGCCGTCAACTGCGCGCCCTGGAGGGCCTCGGGCTGGTGGCCCGCGAACCCGATCCGGCGGACGGCCGGGCCTGGCTGGTCCACCTCACCGACGAGGGGCTGGCCCGGTTCCGCAGCGTCCGGGACGCCCGTCGCGGCCGGTATGTGCGCAAGCTCGCCGACTGGGACCGGGCGGAGGTCGCGGAACTGGCCCGGCTGCTGCACCACTTGAACGCCCGCGCCGAGGGCTGA
- a CDS encoding protein phosphatase 2C domain-containing protein, whose translation MRIELASAPGSPERPNEDWASTALPASGQGGSLVLLDGVTPPRGDDGCVHSVPWFTARLGGSLAELSGSRRDLTLTEILSESIRRTADAHRATCDLSHVRTPQATVVLARWDEHRVEYLVLSDSALLLEAPDGTVRPVLDDRLDRLPPGALASEAISDAQFRNQEGGFFTAAADPRVASRAVTGETPRAEVRTLAALTDGAGRWTETFHEGDWTAALGLLRKVGPQGLIDRVRDLEDADTDRTYLRRSKTHDDATAVYVEF comes from the coding sequence ATGCGCATCGAACTCGCCTCCGCTCCCGGCAGCCCCGAACGCCCCAACGAGGACTGGGCCTCCACGGCTCTCCCCGCGTCCGGCCAGGGTGGATCGCTGGTCCTGCTGGACGGCGTCACCCCACCCCGGGGCGACGACGGATGTGTGCACTCGGTGCCCTGGTTCACCGCGCGACTGGGCGGCTCGCTGGCCGAACTGTCCGGTTCACGACGAGATCTGACGCTCACCGAGATTCTCTCGGAGTCCATCCGGCGCACCGCCGACGCCCATCGGGCCACGTGTGACCTTTCTCACGTGCGTACGCCTCAGGCGACAGTGGTCCTCGCACGCTGGGACGAACACCGGGTCGAATACCTGGTGCTGTCCGACTCCGCCCTCCTCCTGGAGGCACCGGACGGGACGGTCCGGCCCGTGCTCGACGACCGTCTCGACCGGCTGCCGCCCGGCGCGCTGGCCTCCGAGGCGATCTCCGACGCGCAGTTCCGCAACCAGGAGGGCGGGTTCTTCACCGCCGCCGCCGACCCACGGGTGGCATCACGCGCAGTGACCGGTGAGACCCCGCGGGCGGAGGTGCGGACGCTGGCCGCGCTGACGGACGGGGCCGGCCGCTGGACGGAGACGTTCCACGAGGGCGACTGGACGGCCGCCCTGGGGCTGCTGCGCAAGGTGGGTCCCCAGGGGCTGATCGACCGGGTCCGGGACCTGGAGGACGCGGACACGGACCGCACGTATCTGCGACGGAGCAAGACGCACGACGACGCCACCGCGGTGTACGTGGAGTTCTGA
- a CDS encoding nitrate- and nitrite sensing domain-containing protein, whose amino-acid sequence MQKKRPRSKGSTRDGSGAMPPAAAGAGKRTVRVRSRLVAGVAVVGITVIAAGAPAALDASSELNESQSLVTLAELNQQAITLAHSLADERDAVTAYIAAGRDEGAGGKSDKDGKNGEAESRSARVDQQIDEIRAEAPDTLRRDLSTVPSLRREALTGKGSALEAHQAYSEVISKLHDLAEELAEKTPPRAADATRAPLALAGAVEQASATRGLLLAALAVPGGKDTAPQNDPLTGLPLQDKGDSEDTRDRDELSAAAQQARVRELASLADFDQAASPAARDKLAATVTGSEVNSAEKYLSRLTDRPELSASERKTDPGKTGEALSARIERMRGVESALGTERVQRLERLRDDDVTALELSIALLGGCFLLAVGVSTAIARTLTQPLAVLRLGAARLASEPESAEPVRYTGRNDEFAQVVRSMNTLHGKVHGLHQEFTGRFESLQGERTALIAGREALTHQRAELQAHAAGLATQLERLRNTVHHTFVNLSLRTLGLVERQLGVIESLEEREQDPERLGTLFKLDHMATVMRRHSENMLVLAGAEHGHGHPNPIPLVDVLRAAVSEIERYERVTIQSLPPHAQIAGFAADDLSHLVAELLENATSFSPPDSQVELSGWLLETGEVMLSVQDAGIGMSSVRMGELNARLADPASFEAGEQNADGAGLGLQVTSLLAARHGVRVQLREQKGSGVTAVVVLPQTLLPKTPPAASPPPVQMSGDAPALNLPGSVAEANSNALPARSAESPADPLIAAAEQTIRDAGVQPYTPTPAPAAAASPAPAESPAPAEHTSPSEHPAPAGTPAPAPGPASARTPAEPEPEPEPEPEPEPDSESESESESEITMQVRMPVAPVVPETADPYAIGPDRHERPADPGPARTAAPAPQEPDAAPKPHGTPAPAEPLPAQDPAPAPAVDAFPGPRQPLAERITDKGLPKRTPKIVQPAAAPTTERKGSIDKDALRRRLGGFHQGAKDGRRDVEAEIAESTGKHTVADHHGERTVQTEQPEPAGRTGGRTDETGDTVEEARS is encoded by the coding sequence GTGCAGAAGAAGCGGCCGCGGAGCAAGGGCAGCACGCGCGACGGTTCCGGGGCGATGCCCCCGGCGGCAGCGGGGGCGGGCAAGCGCACCGTGCGGGTACGCAGCCGACTCGTCGCGGGCGTCGCCGTCGTCGGGATCACCGTCATCGCGGCGGGCGCGCCCGCGGCTCTCGACGCCTCCTCCGAACTCAACGAGTCCCAGAGCCTGGTCACCCTCGCGGAGCTGAACCAGCAGGCCATCACCCTGGCGCACTCCCTCGCCGACGAGCGCGACGCGGTCACCGCGTACATCGCCGCCGGCCGTGACGAGGGCGCGGGCGGCAAGAGCGACAAGGACGGCAAGAACGGCGAGGCCGAGAGCCGCAGCGCCCGCGTCGACCAGCAGATCGACGAGATCCGCGCCGAGGCCCCGGACACGCTGCGCCGTGACCTCTCCACGGTCCCCTCCCTCCGCCGTGAGGCCCTCACCGGCAAGGGATCGGCGCTGGAGGCCCACCAGGCGTACTCCGAGGTCATCTCCAAGCTCCACGACCTCGCCGAGGAGCTCGCCGAGAAGACCCCGCCGCGCGCCGCCGACGCCACCCGGGCCCCGCTCGCGCTGGCAGGCGCCGTCGAGCAGGCCTCCGCCACCCGCGGACTCCTCCTGGCCGCCCTCGCCGTCCCGGGCGGGAAGGACACGGCCCCGCAGAACGACCCGCTCACCGGGCTGCCGCTCCAGGACAAGGGCGACTCCGAGGACACCCGCGACCGGGACGAGCTGAGCGCCGCCGCCCAGCAGGCCCGCGTACGGGAACTGGCCTCGCTCGCCGACTTCGACCAGGCCGCGAGCCCCGCCGCCCGCGACAAGCTCGCCGCCACCGTCACCGGCTCCGAGGTCAACAGCGCGGAGAAGTACCTCTCCAGGCTCACCGACCGGCCCGAGCTCTCCGCCTCCGAGCGGAAGACCGACCCCGGGAAGACCGGGGAGGCGCTCTCCGCCCGGATCGAGCGCATGCGCGGCGTGGAGTCCGCCCTCGGCACGGAGCGGGTCCAGCGCCTGGAGCGGCTGCGCGACGACGACGTCACCGCGCTCGAACTGAGCATCGCCCTGCTCGGCGGCTGTTTCCTGCTCGCCGTCGGGGTCTCCACCGCCATCGCCCGCACGCTCACCCAGCCGCTCGCCGTCCTCCGTCTCGGCGCCGCGCGCCTCGCGAGTGAACCGGAGAGCGCCGAACCGGTCCGCTACACCGGCCGCAACGACGAGTTCGCCCAGGTCGTCCGGTCGATGAACACCCTGCACGGCAAGGTCCACGGGCTGCACCAGGAGTTCACCGGCCGCTTCGAGAGCCTCCAGGGCGAGCGGACCGCACTGATCGCGGGCCGCGAGGCACTCACCCACCAGCGGGCCGAACTCCAGGCCCACGCGGCCGGTCTCGCCACCCAGCTGGAGCGGCTGAGGAACACGGTCCACCACACCTTCGTCAACCTCTCCCTGCGCACCCTCGGGCTGGTCGAGCGCCAGCTCGGCGTCATCGAGAGCCTGGAGGAGCGCGAGCAGGACCCGGAGCGCCTGGGCACGCTCTTCAAGCTGGACCACATGGCCACCGTCATGCGCCGGCACAGCGAGAACATGCTGGTCCTCGCGGGCGCCGAGCACGGCCACGGCCATCCGAACCCGATCCCGCTGGTCGATGTCCTGCGCGCCGCCGTCAGCGAGATCGAGCGGTATGAGCGGGTCACCATCCAGTCCCTGCCGCCGCATGCCCAGATCGCCGGTTTCGCCGCCGACGACCTCAGCCACCTCGTCGCCGAACTCCTGGAGAACGCGACCTCCTTCTCACCCCCCGACTCCCAGGTGGAGCTCTCCGGCTGGCTGCTGGAGACCGGTGAGGTGATGCTTTCCGTGCAGGACGCGGGCATCGGCATGTCATCCGTACGGATGGGCGAGCTCAATGCCAGGCTGGCCGACCCGGCCTCCTTCGAGGCGGGGGAGCAGAACGCCGACGGCGCCGGGCTCGGCCTCCAGGTGACGTCACTGCTGGCCGCGCGCCACGGCGTGCGGGTGCAGCTGCGCGAGCAGAAGGGGAGTGGAGTGACGGCCGTAGTCGTCCTGCCGCAGACCCTGCTGCCGAAGACTCCTCCGGCGGCCTCGCCGCCGCCGGTGCAGATGTCCGGGGACGCGCCCGCGCTGAACCTGCCGGGATCGGTCGCCGAGGCCAACTCCAACGCCCTGCCCGCCCGTTCGGCCGAGTCCCCCGCCGACCCGCTGATCGCCGCCGCCGAGCAGACGATCCGGGACGCCGGTGTCCAGCCGTACACGCCCACGCCGGCTCCGGCCGCCGCAGCGTCCCCGGCGCCCGCCGAGTCCCCCGCGCCCGCCGAACACACGTCCCCCTCTGAGCACCCCGCGCCCGCCGGGACCCCCGCTCCGGCACCCGGGCCCGCGTCCGCGCGGACACCGGCGGAGCCGGAGCCCGAGCCGGAGCCGGAGCCGGAGCCGGAGCCGGATTCCGAGTCCGAGTCCGAGTCCGAGTCCGAAATCACCATGCAGGTCCGGATGCCGGTGGCGCCGGTGGTGCCGGAGACCGCCGACCCGTACGCGATCGGACCCGACCGGCACGAGCGCCCCGCCGACCCCGGCCCCGCCCGGACGGCCGCCCCGGCTCCCCAGGAGCCGGACGCCGCGCCGAAGCCGCACGGGACCCCGGCCCCCGCGGAGCCGCTCCCCGCCCAGGACCCGGCCCCCGCCCCGGCGGTGGACGCCTTCCCCGGCCCCCGGCAGCCACTGGCCGAACGGATCACCGACAAGGGCCTGCCCAAGCGCACCCCCAAGATCGTCCAGCCCGCCGCGGCCCCCACCACCGAGCGCAAGGGCAGCATCGACAAGGACGCCCTGCGCCGCAGACTCGGCGGCTTCCACCAGGGAGCCAAGGACGGCCGGCGCGATGTCGAGGCGGAGATCGCCGAGAGCACCGGCAAGCACACCGTGGCCGACCACCACGGCGAACGCACTGTACAGACCGAGCAACCTGAGCCGGCCGGCCGCACGGGCGGCCGGACCGATGAGACGGGGGACACAGTCGAGGAGGCACGCAGTTGA
- a CDS encoding roadblock/LC7 domain-containing protein, which translates to MTAPSTFGLSTEARNLHWLLSNLVEEVPGVHSVTVVSSDGLMLLSSDPGHLTTTPVTGRQDGPKGSSADLATIVSGIGSLTVGAAKLMDGGGVKQTMVAMDEGSVFVMSISDGSLLGVHATPDCDMSVIAYHMALFVGRAGHVLTPELRSELRKSMESTQ; encoded by the coding sequence TTGACTGCGCCCAGCACATTCGGGCTGAGTACCGAAGCCCGGAACCTTCACTGGTTGCTGAGCAATCTGGTGGAGGAGGTGCCAGGGGTCCATTCGGTCACCGTCGTCTCGTCCGACGGGCTCATGCTGCTCTCCTCCGACCCCGGCCATCTCACCACCACCCCGGTCACCGGCCGGCAGGACGGCCCCAAGGGCTCCAGCGCCGACCTCGCCACCATCGTCTCCGGCATCGGCTCCCTCACGGTGGGAGCCGCGAAGCTGATGGACGGCGGTGGCGTCAAGCAGACGATGGTCGCCATGGACGAGGGCAGCGTCTTCGTCATGTCGATCAGCGACGGCTCCCTGCTCGGCGTGCACGCCACCCCCGACTGCGACATGAGCGTCATCGCGTACCACATGGCACTCTTCGTCGGCCGTGCCGGACACGTCCTCACCCCCGAACTCCGCAGTGAACTGCGCAAATCGATGGAGAGCACCCAGTGA